From Methylocystis sp. ATCC 49242, one genomic window encodes:
- a CDS encoding cytochrome-c peroxidase, whose protein sequence is MRLSLIASLVAALSMPALTAGSALADAALRDQAKGLFEPLPRTPPALPGETATPEKLALGKMLFFEPRLSDTRDMSCAACHNLSMGGVDGGALSGGHNAQLAGREVQTVLNAVFNKTQYWDGRNTDLKDQVVNSVMANPKAMLKTRGGPMAINPVEHAAAKQRTIEQLKTIPGYVDAFSKAFPDQPDPLNYENIGRAIALFEATLITPDAPFDRWLKGDDGALTDDQKAGARLFMEKGCAGCHNGVNIGGASFAKFGVVAPPPADYLPADDWGRFAVTKNIADKYAFKVPSLRNVELTAPYFHTGATFDLKHAVTVMGETQLGQKLTDDEATKIVAFLKSLTGKQPEVVLPILPPRTR, encoded by the coding sequence ATGCGTCTTTCGTTGATCGCCTCTCTTGTCGCAGCTCTTTCCATGCCGGCGCTCACGGCCGGATCCGCCCTCGCGGACGCCGCCCTTCGCGACCAGGCGAAGGGGCTGTTCGAGCCGCTGCCGCGGACGCCGCCCGCGCTTCCCGGCGAGACCGCGACTCCGGAAAAGCTCGCGCTGGGCAAAATGCTGTTTTTCGAGCCGCGCCTTTCCGACACGCGCGACATGAGCTGCGCCGCCTGCCACAATCTCAGCATGGGCGGCGTCGACGGCGGGGCGCTGTCGGGCGGCCACAACGCCCAGCTCGCCGGCCGCGAGGTGCAGACGGTTCTCAACGCCGTCTTCAACAAGACCCAGTATTGGGACGGTCGCAACACGGACCTCAAGGACCAGGTCGTCAATTCGGTCATGGCCAATCCCAAGGCGATGCTGAAGACGCGCGGCGGCCCGATGGCGATCAACCCGGTCGAGCACGCCGCCGCCAAGCAGCGCACGATCGAGCAGTTGAAGACGATCCCCGGCTATGTCGACGCCTTCAGCAAGGCGTTCCCCGACCAGCCCGATCCGCTCAACTATGAAAACATCGGCCGCGCCATCGCGCTGTTCGAAGCCACGCTCATCACGCCCGACGCGCCCTTCGACCGCTGGCTGAAGGGCGACGACGGGGCGCTGACCGACGATCAGAAGGCGGGCGCCAGGCTCTTCATGGAGAAGGGCTGCGCCGGCTGCCATAACGGCGTCAACATCGGCGGCGCGTCCTTTGCGAAATTCGGCGTCGTCGCGCCGCCGCCGGCGGATTACCTGCCGGCGGACGACTGGGGCCGCTTTGCGGTGACGAAAAACATCGCCGACAAATACGCCTTCAAGGTTCCGTCGCTGCGCAATGTCGAACTGACCGCGCCCTATTTCCACACCGGCGCGACCTTCGACCTCAAGCACGCTGTGACGGTGATGGGCGAAACGCAGCTCGGCCAGAAGCTCACGGACGACGAGGCGACGAAAATCGTCGCCTTCCTGAAGTCGCTGACGGGGAAACAGCCGGAAGTCGTGCTCCCGATCCTGCCGCCGCGCACGCGATGA
- a CDS encoding helix-turn-helix transcriptional regulator has product MTDILSHAQIWAALDALGERYGLTPSGLARKAGLDPTTFNRSKRETASGRQRWPSTESIAKVLQATGASLDEFMALVSANSSACRKHTRPLIGLAQAGAGGFFDDAGFAIGAGWDEIDVLADADEHSYALEISGDSMFPLYRDGDVVIVSPAAPVRRGDRVVVKTTDGEIMAKELKRQTARTVELRSINPAYPDRVIPREEVSWIARILWASQ; this is encoded by the coding sequence ATGACGGACATTCTCTCCCACGCCCAGATCTGGGCGGCCCTCGACGCGCTCGGCGAGCGCTACGGTCTTACGCCCTCGGGCCTTGCGCGCAAGGCGGGCCTCGATCCCACGACATTCAACCGCTCCAAGCGCGAGACGGCCAGCGGGCGCCAGCGCTGGCCCTCCACCGAATCGATCGCCAAGGTTTTGCAGGCGACGGGCGCGAGCCTCGACGAATTCATGGCGCTGGTTTCGGCCAACAGCAGCGCCTGCCGCAAGCACACGCGGCCGCTCATCGGCCTCGCCCAGGCCGGGGCGGGCGGCTTCTTCGACGACGCCGGCTTCGCCATCGGCGCCGGCTGGGACGAGATCGACGTGCTCGCCGACGCCGACGAACATTCCTATGCGCTGGAAATATCCGGCGATTCCATGTTCCCGCTCTATCGCGACGGCGATGTGGTGATCGTCTCGCCCGCCGCCCCCGTCCGCCGCGGCGACCGTGTGGTGGTGAAGACCACCGACGGCGAGATCATGGCCAAGGAGCTCAAACGACAGACGGCCCGCACGGTCGAATTGCGGTCGATCAACCCCGCCTATCCGGACCGCGTGATCCCGCGCGAGGAGGTGAGCTGGATTGCGCGAATCCTCTGGGCGAGCCAATAA
- a CDS encoding anion transporter, giving the protein MALVIFAATYLVLAIGKLPFYRLDRAGAALLGASLMVGVGALTLDQAYRAIDLNAITLLLGMMIVVANLRLSGVFRLAADWLATAARRPIYLLSAIAVATGLLSAFLVNDAICIVMPPLVLDLLRRLERDPVPYVLAIPLASNIGSVATITGNPQNMIIGGASGLSYSAFAGALWPVAAAGVVLTIVFIAAAFPREFLTRETLAPPGATRGAWHPALAGKALATTAAMVIFFFAGVPAAKVAIIAGALLLLTRRVKSQKVYREIDWPLLLMFCGLFIVVAGFEAAALTPERAAEFGRLALEKAPALALVAATLSNLVSNVPAVLVLKPFVASLSDPQHAWLVVAMASTLAGNFTLVGSVANLIVVERARAAGVSIGFWTYFRIGAPLTLVTILIGLAIL; this is encoded by the coding sequence ATGGCGCTCGTCATCTTCGCCGCGACCTATCTGGTGCTCGCGATCGGCAAGCTGCCCTTCTACCGGCTCGACCGCGCCGGCGCCGCGCTGCTCGGCGCGAGCCTGATGGTCGGGGTCGGCGCGCTCACGCTCGATCAGGCCTATCGCGCCATCGACCTCAACGCCATCACGCTGCTCCTCGGCATGATGATCGTCGTCGCCAATCTCCGGCTCTCCGGCGTCTTTCGCCTCGCCGCCGACTGGCTCGCGACCGCCGCGCGCCGGCCGATCTATCTCCTCTCGGCGATCGCCGTCGCGACAGGGCTGCTTTCGGCCTTTCTCGTCAATGACGCGATCTGCATCGTCATGCCGCCGCTCGTTCTGGATCTCCTGCGGCGCCTCGAGCGCGATCCGGTTCCCTATGTGCTGGCCATTCCGCTCGCCTCCAACATCGGCAGCGTGGCGACGATCACGGGCAATCCGCAGAACATGATCATCGGCGGCGCGTCGGGACTTTCCTACTCCGCCTTCGCGGGCGCGCTTTGGCCCGTGGCGGCGGCTGGCGTCGTTCTGACCATCGTCTTCATCGCCGCGGCCTTCCCGCGCGAGTTCTTGACGCGCGAGACGCTGGCGCCTCCCGGCGCGACGCGCGGCGCCTGGCATCCCGCGCTCGCCGGCAAGGCGCTGGCGACGACGGCGGCGATGGTGATTTTCTTTTTCGCCGGCGTTCCTGCCGCCAAGGTCGCGATCATCGCGGGCGCGCTTCTGCTGCTCACGCGGCGCGTCAAGTCGCAGAAAGTCTATCGCGAGATCGACTGGCCTCTGCTGCTGATGTTTTGCGGCCTTTTCATCGTCGTGGCCGGTTTCGAGGCCGCAGCCCTGACGCCCGAACGCGCGGCGGAGTTCGGCCGCCTCGCGCTCGAAAAGGCGCCGGCGCTGGCGCTCGTTGCGGCGACGCTTTCCAATCTCGTCAGCAATGTGCCGGCGGTGCTGGTTCTGAAACCCTTCGTCGCCAGCCTGTCCGACCCGCAGCACGCCTGGCTCGTCGTCGCCATGGCCTCGACGCTCGCCGGAAATTTCACGCTGGTCGGGTCGGTCGCCAATCTCATCGTCGTCGAGCGCGCGCGCGCAGCGGGCGTTTCGATCGGCTTCTGGACCTATTTCAGGATCGGCGCGCCGCTGACCCTTGTGACGATCCTCATCGGGCTCGCGATCCTTTAA
- a CDS encoding cation:proton antiporter produces the protein MTNSVHLESYREALVFLATAGVVVPLFHRLRISPVLGFLLAGAALGPFGLGRFARENSWASMFTITDVEGVSSLAEFGLVFLLFMIGLELSWERLVRLRRLVFGLGLAQVAVSTTVLAAIGHFWFNVEPAPSILMGGALAMSSTAVVMPVLAEGRRLAKTSGRVAFSILLLQDLMVAPALFFVSVLANAKQGFSAFEAASAFLPAFLALAGLIVFGRLLLRPLFRLVASAQLTELFMAACLLVVIGEALITAAAGLSMGLGAFIAGLLLAETEFRREIEVTIEPFKGLLLGLFFVSVGAGLDIGAVVADPGPVVLNAVGLTIVKAALIFGLALLFRIEWRVALEAALLLAPGGEFALALLTSAMGAGVLPGHFGSDAMVVVTLSIFFIPFLGWVGVKIAQGGAVVAEDEQHAHLAPEAQIAEGRVLIVGFGRIGSLVGDMLTRHNVPFVAVDDLVSLVAKGREEGVEIYWGNATRREFLLRCGVAQARALVVTVENAPAAEEIVRVAHEIRNDLIIVARARDARHATALYRLGASDAIPETIEASLQLAETVLVDIGVPMGYVIASIHEKRDEFRKILQPSGEEARERQVQRRKELKRERVRRKISGRAAEQAEEEAPNA, from the coding sequence ATGACGAATTCCGTACATCTGGAATCCTATCGCGAGGCATTGGTTTTTCTTGCGACAGCGGGCGTCGTCGTGCCGCTGTTCCATCGTCTCAGGATCAGCCCCGTTCTGGGTTTTCTGCTTGCCGGCGCCGCGCTCGGCCCCTTCGGCCTCGGGCGCTTCGCGCGCGAGAACAGCTGGGCGTCGATGTTCACCATCACCGATGTCGAGGGCGTTTCGAGCCTCGCCGAGTTCGGCCTGGTGTTTCTGCTGTTCATGATCGGGCTCGAACTGTCCTGGGAGCGCCTCGTCAGACTGCGGCGTCTGGTCTTCGGACTCGGGCTGGCGCAGGTCGCCGTGTCCACGACCGTCCTCGCCGCGATCGGCCACTTCTGGTTCAATGTCGAGCCGGCGCCCTCGATCCTGATGGGCGGCGCGCTCGCCATGTCCTCGACGGCGGTCGTCATGCCGGTGCTGGCCGAGGGGCGAAGGCTCGCCAAGACGTCCGGCCGCGTCGCCTTTTCAATTCTGCTGCTGCAGGATCTGATGGTGGCGCCGGCGCTGTTCTTTGTCTCCGTTCTCGCCAACGCCAAGCAGGGCTTCAGCGCCTTCGAGGCCGCATCCGCGTTCCTGCCGGCCTTTCTGGCGCTCGCCGGTCTCATCGTCTTCGGCCGGCTTCTGCTGCGCCCCCTGTTCCGGCTCGTGGCCTCGGCGCAGCTCACCGAACTGTTCATGGCGGCCTGCCTCCTCGTCGTCATCGGCGAGGCGCTGATCACCGCCGCGGCCGGCCTTTCGATGGGGCTTGGCGCCTTTATCGCCGGGCTGCTGCTGGCGGAAACGGAGTTTCGCCGCGAGATCGAGGTTACGATCGAGCCGTTCAAGGGCCTGTTGCTCGGCCTTTTCTTCGTCTCGGTCGGCGCAGGCCTCGACATCGGCGCCGTCGTCGCCGACCCCGGCCCTGTCGTGCTCAACGCAGTGGGGCTCACAATCGTGAAGGCCGCGCTGATCTTCGGTCTCGCCCTTCTGTTTCGCATCGAGTGGCGCGTCGCCCTCGAGGCGGCGCTGCTCCTCGCGCCGGGCGGGGAATTCGCCCTCGCCCTGCTCACCTCGGCCATGGGCGCAGGCGTTCTGCCCGGGCACTTCGGCTCCGACGCCATGGTCGTCGTGACGCTCAGCATCTTTTTCATTCCCTTCCTCGGCTGGGTCGGCGTCAAGATTGCGCAGGGCGGCGCCGTCGTGGCCGAGGATGAGCAACACGCCCATCTGGCGCCGGAGGCGCAGATTGCCGAAGGGCGTGTGCTGATCGTCGGCTTCGGGCGCATCGGCAGTCTCGTCGGCGACATGCTGACGCGGCACAACGTGCCCTTCGTCGCGGTCGACGATCTCGTCTCGCTCGTCGCCAAGGGGCGTGAAGAAGGCGTTGAAATCTACTGGGGCAACGCGACAAGGCGAGAGTTTCTCCTGCGCTGCGGCGTCGCGCAGGCGCGTGCGCTGGTCGTCACGGTCGAGAACGCCCCGGCCGCAGAAGAAATCGTGCGGGTCGCGCATGAGATTCGCAACGACCTCATCATCGTCGCCCGCGCACGCGACGCCCGGCACGCGACGGCGCTCTATCGTCTTGGCGCGAGCGACGCCATTCCCGAAACGATCGAGGCGAGTCTGCAACTCGCCGAGACCGTCCTCGTCGATATCGGCGTGCCCATGGGCTATGTGATCGCGTCCATCCATGAGAAGCGCGACGAGTTCCGCAAGATCCTGCAACCTTCGGGGGAGGAGGCGCGCGAGCGCCAGGTGCAGCGCCGCAAGGAGCTCAAACGCGAGCGGGTGCGGCGCAAAATCTCCGGCCGCGCCGCGGAGCAGGCGGAAGAGGAAGCGCCCAACGCTTAA
- a CDS encoding carbonic anhydrase has product MCLSCGFPDIAHGRKTPRRTFMLGAAAAAALTIAGEANAKGRKSRGKEARPTHSAPPKPENVMTPDDALARLMDGNKRYQTGVARRHDFIAEREALVGGQNPFAGILSCADSRIAPEYAFDSSRGDLFVCRVAGNFVNPDNVASFEFAVEVLKTPLLLVLGHEACGAVKSAMSSISDGTTLPGHLPSLVAALTPAVKAVAGRPGDQLENATRENVRLGVEALKSATPLLSAAVNEKRVRIVGGIYRLANGAVEIFA; this is encoded by the coding sequence ATGTGCCTGTCCTGTGGATTTCCCGACATCGCTCACGGCCGGAAAACGCCTCGCCGGACTTTCATGCTCGGCGCCGCCGCTGCGGCCGCGCTGACGATTGCGGGCGAGGCGAACGCGAAAGGTCGAAAATCGCGCGGGAAAGAGGCGCGGCCGACACATTCCGCCCCGCCCAAGCCTGAAAATGTGATGACGCCGGATGACGCGCTCGCGCGGCTGATGGACGGCAACAAGCGCTATCAGACGGGAGTCGCGCGGCGGCACGACTTCATCGCGGAACGCGAGGCGCTCGTCGGCGGACAGAATCCTTTTGCGGGAATCCTCAGCTGCGCCGATTCGCGCATCGCGCCGGAATATGCTTTCGACAGTTCGCGCGGCGATCTCTTCGTCTGTCGCGTCGCCGGCAATTTCGTCAATCCCGACAATGTCGCGAGTTTCGAATTTGCGGTCGAGGTCCTGAAGACGCCGCTGCTGCTCGTGCTCGGCCATGAAGCCTGCGGCGCGGTCAAATCCGCGATGTCCTCGATTTCGGACGGGACGACGCTGCCCGGTCATCTGCCGTCGCTTGTCGCGGCGCTTACGCCCGCCGTGAAAGCGGTTGCGGGCCGGCCGGGCGATCAGCTGGAGAATGCGACACGGGAAAATGTGCGTCTCGGCGTCGAGGCGCTCAAGAGCGCGACGCCGCTTCTGAGCGCGGCCGTCAACGAGAAGCGGGTCAGGATCGTCGGCGGGATTTACCGTCTTGCAAACGGAGCAGTGGAAATCTTCGCCTGA
- a CDS encoding DUF2147 domain-containing protein — MKRNSVFDLLVRVLSRLSIPAAAIALLATPAGAVSANDPRGVWLRSEGGVQFSFYDCDGLLCAKVIAAKNPEDQSGVGTVILRGATKTGPNEWKGKLFNAEDGKTYDGFISLKSANELSLKGCLWGVLCSGETWTRVATAAQAPAANATVKAQTSAARPAAKPARAVAAAPTE; from the coding sequence ATGAAGCGTAACTCCGTATTCGATCTCCTCGTCCGCGTTCTCTCGCGCCTGTCGATTCCCGCCGCCGCCATCGCGCTCCTTGCGACTCCCGCCGGCGCGGTGAGCGCGAATGATCCCCGCGGCGTCTGGCTGCGTTCCGAAGGCGGCGTGCAGTTCAGCTTCTATGACTGCGACGGCCTGCTCTGCGCCAAGGTGATCGCCGCGAAGAACCCCGAGGACCAGAGCGGCGTCGGCACCGTGATCCTGCGCGGCGCGACGAAGACCGGCCCCAATGAATGGAAGGGCAAACTCTTCAACGCCGAAGACGGCAAGACCTACGACGGCTTCATCAGCCTCAAATCGGCGAATGAGTTGAGCCTGAAAGGCTGCCTCTGGGGCGTGCTGTGCAGCGGCGAGACCTGGACGCGCGTTGCGACCGCGGCGCAGGCGCCGGCGGCCAACGCCACCGTCAAGGCCCAGACGAGCGCCGCCCGGCCGGCGGCGAAGCCCGCCCGCGCCGTTGCGGCCGCTCCCACGGAATAA
- a CDS encoding glycosyltransferase family 4 protein, with protein sequence MAHPLASIASADQSLAGRTVLQIVPNLQSGGAERATIDMAEALSQAGARCLVASHGGRMVSELQSKGGEWLPFPAATKNPIAMALNSVQLARIIRDEGVDIVHARSRAPAWVAYYATRQTNARFVTTYHSAYYGVSPIKLRYNSIMASGDLVIANSQFAAQRIRELHPLTGDRIVVIPRGADLRAFSPAVVDPARVERLRAEWGVAPHERIVLLPARLSARKGHSVMIEAARRLMSEGARDLRILFVGDAHSESFRRSVEAQIARAGVGEIVRSVGYCDDMPAAYLAAAVIAAPSTEPEAFGRIAIEAQAMGAPVIVSDIGASPEIVLAPPQTSTQLATGWRVPPGDASALAHAIFEALAMKASARDELTLRARKNVQTRFSVEEMQRATLEVYKRLLQP encoded by the coding sequence ATGGCTCATCCGCTCGCCTCCATCGCTTCCGCCGACCAGTCGCTGGCGGGTCGAACGGTGCTGCAGATCGTTCCGAACCTTCAGTCGGGAGGAGCGGAGCGCGCCACCATCGACATGGCCGAGGCGCTGAGCCAGGCGGGAGCGCGCTGTCTCGTCGCGTCGCATGGCGGGCGGATGGTCAGCGAATTGCAGTCGAAGGGCGGCGAGTGGCTGCCTTTTCCGGCGGCGACGAAGAACCCGATCGCGATGGCGCTCAATTCGGTGCAGCTCGCCCGCATCATCCGCGACGAGGGCGTCGACATCGTCCACGCCCGTTCGCGCGCGCCGGCCTGGGTCGCCTATTACGCCACGCGCCAGACGAATGCGCGCTTCGTCACGACCTATCACAGCGCCTATTACGGCGTGTCGCCGATCAAGCTTCGCTACAATTCGATCATGGCCTCCGGCGATCTCGTCATCGCCAATTCGCAATTCGCGGCGCAGCGCATTCGCGAGCTGCATCCGCTGACGGGCGACCGCATCGTCGTCATCCCGCGCGGCGCCGACCTTCGCGCCTTTTCGCCCGCAGTGGTCGATCCGGCGCGGGTCGAGCGGCTGCGGGCCGAATGGGGCGTCGCGCCGCATGAGCGCATCGTGCTGCTGCCCGCGCGGCTTTCGGCGCGCAAGGGCCATTCGGTGATGATCGAGGCCGCCAGGCGGCTCATGAGCGAGGGCGCCCGCGATCTTCGCATCCTCTTTGTCGGCGATGCGCACAGCGAATCCTTCCGCCGCAGCGTCGAGGCGCAGATCGCGCGCGCGGGCGTTGGAGAAATCGTGCGCAGCGTCGGCTATTGCGACGACATGCCGGCGGCCTATCTCGCAGCGGCCGTCATCGCCGCGCCCTCCACCGAGCCCGAAGCCTTCGGGCGCATCGCGATCGAGGCGCAGGCGATGGGCGCGCCGGTGATCGTCTCGGACATCGGCGCCTCGCCAGAGATCGTTCTTGCGCCGCCGCAGACGTCCACGCAACTGGCGACGGGCTGGCGCGTGCCGCCGGGCGACGCTTCGGCGCTCGCGCATGCGATCTTCGAAGCGCTGGCGATGAAAGCCTCGGCCCGCGACGAATTGACGCTTCGCGCGAGAAAAAACGTGCAGACGCGCTTCTCGGTCGAAGAAATGCAGCGCGCGACGCTCGAGGTCTACAAGCGCCTGCTTCAGCCCTGA
- a CDS encoding carboxylesterase, producing MTEPDIDFLDIPNPAGGAPWRIARRLRSAVGAGARSPGLVWLGGFASDMASTKAGFLDAWAREQGRAFLRFDYAGHGASEGSFADGCIGDWLEQTAAVFERSTTGPQIVIGSSMGGWIALLLARRFAEKGASDRLAGLILLAPAVDFTEELIWKALPEEAQREIMEKGAWMRASQYSPDPTPITRKLIEDGRNHLLLGGVIRAHARVHILQGMADPDVPWRHALTLVEHLSFDPVTLTFIADGDHRLSREQDLAQLASAVELMSAPPPGEPARDLLS from the coding sequence GTGACCGAGCCCGACATCGATTTTCTCGACATCCCCAATCCCGCCGGCGGCGCCCCGTGGCGTATCGCGCGGCGCCTGCGGTCAGCGGTCGGCGCGGGGGCTCGGTCGCCCGGTCTCGTCTGGCTCGGCGGCTTCGCTTCCGACATGGCCTCGACCAAGGCGGGGTTCCTGGACGCATGGGCGCGGGAGCAGGGACGGGCGTTCCTGCGCTTCGACTACGCCGGCCACGGCGCCTCGGAAGGGAGCTTCGCAGACGGCTGTATCGGCGACTGGCTGGAGCAGACGGCCGCCGTCTTCGAACGCTCGACGACGGGGCCGCAGATCGTGATCGGCAGCTCCATGGGCGGCTGGATCGCGCTGCTGCTCGCCCGCCGCTTCGCCGAAAAAGGCGCGTCGGACCGGCTTGCCGGATTGATCCTGCTCGCGCCCGCAGTCGACTTCACGGAGGAGCTGATCTGGAAGGCGCTGCCCGAAGAAGCGCAGCGCGAGATCATGGAGAAGGGCGCCTGGATGCGAGCCTCGCAATATTCTCCGGACCCGACGCCGATCACCCGCAAGCTGATCGAGGATGGGCGCAATCATCTCCTGCTCGGAGGCGTTATTCGCGCGCATGCGCGCGTGCACATCCTGCAGGGAATGGCTGACCCCGACGTGCCATGGCGCCATGCGCTGACGCTCGTCGAGCATCTCAGCTTCGATCCGGTGACGCTCACCTTCATCGCCGACGGCGATCATCGCCTCTCGCGCGAACAGGACCTCGCCCAGCTCGCCTCGGCCGTGGAGCTGATGAGCGCGCCGCCGCCCGGCGAACCGGCGCGCGATCTCCTTTCCTGA
- the bcsS gene encoding cellulose biosynthesis protein BcsS, with the protein MRVSFRFLATVTLAALTSLPETKAADWYTGVPTDGTPAPRAPRVAIDVAIDGTSQRALSGALIGTIAPFTAMDRSGMRVRLSGLAGTYVYAPSNPFLGEIHGTIVGGAFLFGYEWVFKRATVALYAGGEVVNTSLSPNDPNNSAKGGSGGLKLAADFFTTPTDQTMIAGVLSYSTNYNSYYGRLKFGMALSDHVYVGPEVVALGDNFFQQWRLGGHVSGLRFGALQFGAAAGFLNDRVRGGGVYGTLDTRVTF; encoded by the coding sequence ATGCGCGTCTCTTTCCGGTTCCTGGCCACAGTGACGCTGGCGGCGTTGACGTCACTGCCGGAGACGAAGGCCGCCGACTGGTACACCGGCGTTCCCACCGACGGGACGCCGGCGCCAAGGGCGCCCCGCGTCGCCATCGACGTCGCGATCGACGGCACGTCGCAACGCGCGCTTTCGGGCGCGCTGATCGGCACCATCGCCCCCTTCACGGCCATGGATCGCAGCGGCATGCGCGTGCGGCTCAGCGGGCTTGCGGGCACATATGTCTATGCGCCGTCCAATCCCTTCCTGGGCGAGATTCACGGCACGATCGTCGGCGGCGCCTTTCTCTTCGGCTATGAGTGGGTGTTCAAACGCGCGACCGTCGCGCTTTACGCCGGCGGCGAGGTCGTCAACACGAGCCTCTCGCCCAACGATCCCAACAATTCGGCCAAGGGCGGCAGCGGCGGACTGAAGCTCGCGGCGGATTTTTTCACCACGCCCACCGACCAGACGATGATCGCGGGCGTGCTCTCCTATTCGACCAATTACAATTCCTATTACGGGCGGCTGAAATTCGGCATGGCGCTTTCGGACCATGTCTATGTCGGGCCGGAGGTCGTCGCGCTCGGCGACAATTTCTTCCAGCAATGGCGCCTTGGCGGCCATGTGTCGGGGCTTCGCTTCGGCGCCCTGCAATTCGGCGCGGCGGCCGGATTCCTGAATGACCGCGTGCGCGGCGGCGGCGTCTACGGAACGCTCGACACGCGCGTGACCTTCTGA